A part of Denitratisoma oestradiolicum genomic DNA contains:
- a CDS encoding zinc-binding dehydrogenase: MMRAVRMHQHGGPEVLRVEEVAEPTPGPGDILVRMRATTVNHRDVWIRKGHPHPAYRVELPAILGIDISGEIVGMGGAVEGFAIGERVTANPYIPCGRCRYCVRGRPQYCPHFTVFNGAYAELVAIPAVQAVKLSPQVSDVDAACFPNTYITAWQMLMGKARLTADDVVFVWAGTSGLGSAAIEIAHLAGATVIASAGSARKLDVLRRLGPDLMLDHSSPDLVERVLEFTGGEGATVVFEHIGQATWERSLALAASGARIVSAGATSGDDARMNITQMFVKQVQILGSRLGTMEDAFAAGKQLNAGRFKPLVGATIPFEELAEAHRLMEAGEVIGKVVVTAG, encoded by the coding sequence ATGATGCGCGCCGTACGCATGCATCAGCACGGCGGCCCGGAGGTCCTGCGCGTCGAGGAAGTGGCCGAGCCGACACCAGGGCCCGGCGACATCCTCGTGCGCATGCGCGCCACGACGGTCAATCATCGCGATGTCTGGATACGCAAAGGACACCCCCATCCGGCCTATCGCGTCGAACTGCCGGCGATCCTCGGCATCGACATCTCCGGCGAAATTGTCGGAATGGGCGGCGCGGTCGAAGGATTCGCCATCGGCGAGCGCGTCACCGCCAATCCGTATATTCCCTGTGGCCGCTGCCGCTACTGCGTGCGCGGCCGGCCCCAGTACTGCCCGCACTTTACGGTCTTCAATGGCGCCTATGCCGAACTGGTGGCGATTCCCGCCGTGCAGGCGGTGAAACTTTCGCCACAGGTTTCCGACGTTGATGCCGCCTGCTTCCCGAACACCTACATCACGGCCTGGCAAATGCTGATGGGCAAGGCGCGGCTCACGGCGGACGATGTCGTGTTCGTCTGGGCCGGCACCAGCGGCCTCGGCAGCGCGGCCATCGAGATCGCGCATCTGGCCGGTGCCACGGTGATCGCCAGCGCGGGCAGCGCGCGCAAGCTCGATGTGCTGCGGCGTCTCGGTCCCGACCTCATGCTCGATCACAGCAGCCCCGACCTTGTCGAGCGCGTGCTTGAGTTCACGGGCGGCGAGGGAGCGACGGTCGTCTTCGAGCACATCGGCCAGGCGACATGGGAGCGCAGCTTGGCGCTGGCCGCGTCCGGCGCCCGCATCGTCAGCGCCGGCGCCACCAGCGGCGACGACGCGCGCATGAACATCACCCAGATGTTCGTGAAGCAGGTGCAGATACTGGGCTCCCGGCTCGGAACGATGGAAGACGCTTTCGCCGCCGGCAAGCAGTTGAATGCCGGACGCTTCAAGCCCCTCGTCGGCGCGACGATTCCGTTCGAGGAGCTGGCCGAGGCCCATCGCCTGATGGAGGCCGGCGAGGTCATCGGCAAGGTGGTCGTCACGGCGGGCTAA
- a CDS encoding AraC family transcriptional regulator, translated as MSQSIIPGIDGFPMGVATKLRGADLMLVEQTVSDLVEPRHISLCAKCSPADIRISHVAMNLGHLFGVQHGAAVHVTSQPIHSYQIMVPLRGHLIGHARNVEVMATPGTALVYVPQDCLDTSWSEDCLALVLSVPAEKLKSLARTAQPGLEIHSMQIKPLMSLTKGSGRSFANALGVICQESVDADSAFSRGLTTRSLEETLLLSLLLSQQDAPRASTALASPNRQAYVARALDYIDAHCTEEIGMLDLVRATGVSLRTLQYGFIEQFGVGPVTYLKQFRLYRIHDALRAAQPGSCSVGDVAARWGFYNGSALARAYRNLFGELPSATLSRR; from the coding sequence ATGTCACAAAGCATTATTCCGGGTATCGATGGTTTCCCCATGGGCGTCGCCACCAAGCTGCGTGGTGCCGATCTCATGCTGGTGGAGCAAACCGTAAGCGATCTCGTTGAACCCCGCCACATCAGCCTCTGCGCGAAATGCTCTCCAGCAGATATCCGCATCAGTCATGTCGCCATGAACCTGGGCCACCTGTTCGGCGTGCAGCATGGCGCGGCCGTCCATGTCACGTCCCAACCGATCCATTCCTACCAGATCATGGTGCCATTGCGGGGCCATCTGATCGGCCATGCCCGCAATGTCGAAGTCATGGCCACACCTGGCACCGCCCTGGTGTATGTACCCCAGGACTGCCTCGACACCTCATGGAGCGAGGACTGCCTCGCCCTGGTGCTATCCGTCCCCGCCGAAAAGCTCAAGAGTCTGGCCCGCACTGCCCAGCCGGGGCTGGAAATCCACAGCATGCAAATCAAGCCACTGATGAGTCTGACCAAGGGCAGCGGCCGCAGCTTTGCCAATGCCCTGGGCGTCATCTGCCAGGAAAGTGTCGACGCAGACTCGGCGTTCAGCCGGGGCCTGACCACCCGATCCCTGGAGGAAACCCTGCTGCTCTCCCTGCTGCTGTCGCAACAGGACGCGCCACGCGCCTCTACGGCACTGGCCAGTCCCAATCGGCAGGCCTATGTGGCCCGGGCCCTCGACTACATCGATGCCCATTGCACCGAGGAGATCGGGATGCTGGATCTTGTGCGGGCCACAGGCGTTTCCCTGCGTACCCTGCAATATGGCTTCATCGAGCAATTCGGAGTCGGGCCGGTCACCTACCTCAAGCAATTCCGCCTTTACCGTATCCATGACGCCTTGCGTGCCGCCCAGCCCGGCAGTTGCTCCGTCGGCGATGTGGCGGCCCGCTGGGGCTTCTACAACGGCAGCGCGCTCGCGCGCGCCTATCGCAACCTCTTCGGCGAACTTCCGTCGGCCACGCTGTCCCGACGCTAG
- a CDS encoding FAD binding domain-containing protein, whose translation MALQKLKDFHTPGTMEEVLALLGKDQETLVLSGGTFLHGLEARGLLSDVEVLVDIRKVGLNTVKADDGGLDIGATVNFAQLQKLDEVRNAPWLAGLADALEYPPVQIRNTATIGGCVAASCPFFDIPTALLTLDAAVTARGTQGQRRIPLPEFFAGMFANSLEPGEFVIGVSLPRAGGNTAGAFIKLEGNANDLAIVNVAVRITVDGARTCTDVRVALGGGVAESAIRAPSVEAILLGSRLDADTLQAAADEVVNDIDPMSDHRASADYRRTVAKVMTRRTLERALARLA comes from the coding sequence ATGGCTTTGCAAAAATTAAAGGACTTCCATACGCCGGGCACCATGGAAGAGGTTCTGGCCCTGCTTGGCAAGGACCAGGAAACCCTGGTGCTTTCCGGAGGAACCTTCCTCCATGGTTTGGAGGCCCGGGGCCTCTTGAGCGATGTCGAAGTCCTGGTGGACATTCGCAAGGTCGGCCTCAATACGGTCAAGGCCGACGACGGGGGCCTGGATATCGGCGCCACGGTGAACTTTGCCCAGCTCCAGAAGCTGGACGAGGTCAGGAACGCGCCCTGGCTGGCTGGCTTGGCTGATGCCCTGGAGTATCCGCCGGTACAGATTCGCAACACCGCCACCATTGGCGGTTGTGTCGCGGCCTCCTGTCCTTTCTTCGACATTCCCACGGCCCTGCTGACGCTGGATGCGGCGGTGACGGCCCGGGGCACCCAGGGGCAGCGCCGGATACCCTTGCCGGAGTTCTTCGCCGGCATGTTCGCAAACTCCCTGGAGCCCGGTGAATTCGTCATCGGTGTTTCGCTGCCCCGCGCAGGGGGCAATACGGCGGGTGCCTTCATCAAGCTGGAAGGCAATGCCAACGACCTGGCCATTGTGAACGTCGCCGTCCGCATCACCGTCGATGGGGCCAGGACATGCACCGATGTGCGCGTGGCCCTGGGCGGCGGGGTGGCGGAATCCGCCATTCGGGCGCCGTCGGTCGAAGCCATTCTGCTCGGATCAAGGCTGGATGCCGATACGCTCCAGGCCGCGGCCGACGAGGTGGTCAATGACATCGACCCGATGTCCGATCATCGCGCCTCCGCTGACTATCGGCGAACGGTGGCCAAGGTGATGACACGCCGGACGCTGGAACGCGCCCTGGCACGTTTGGCTTGA
- a CDS encoding FAD-binding oxidoreductase, which yields MNQKSTSRRRALQQLVALTALGAVNVLRAPRALAADKPARFTLPGVSGKVIRRQDANYEMWRQSMVWHMSKPKRYPDMIVQAKSEQDVIAAVKYAAQHKLRIAIRSGGHNSCGPSLRDGGMLIDLSAMDEIRIDEGKQIASIQPGVRSLELVTAAREKGLSFPVPHCPSVGLGGFTLGGGIGWNYAQRGGVSTLSIVGADVVTADGQLRHVSAKEHPDLYWAVRGVGPGFFGVVTRLHLQLYPAPKSILASSYIFPLSQLEMVNATLDRIRKENPVERVELITVLMHHPEVPFDAPPEKSKIVFFTAFVFEDSEQKSLEALKPFASSDLASKCLVKMENQPFSFEGLYERYFSLNDPAGRCARYAVDNVLTNQGGKALEAVAEHFRNAPTKDCHVLASFNMATKPRPDACFSWAADCYVGAYAIWDEEQDDPRMYDWLGRNIPLLDKYAEGHYVNEVEGRLNPDRYRQCFTEANWKRLQKLRKQYDPNSVFHSYLGHS from the coding sequence ATGAACCAAAAATCGACATCCCGCCGCCGGGCCCTTCAGCAACTGGTGGCGCTGACGGCCCTGGGCGCGGTCAACGTGCTGCGGGCGCCCCGTGCCCTGGCGGCGGACAAGCCGGCCCGCTTCACCCTTCCCGGCGTCAGCGGCAAGGTCATCCGCCGTCAGGATGCCAACTATGAAATGTGGCGCCAGTCCATGGTCTGGCACATGTCCAAGCCCAAGCGTTACCCGGACATGATCGTCCAGGCCAAATCGGAGCAGGACGTCATCGCCGCGGTCAAGTACGCTGCCCAGCACAAGTTGCGGATCGCCATCCGCAGCGGCGGCCACAATTCCTGCGGCCCCTCCCTGCGGGATGGCGGCATGCTGATCGACCTTTCCGCCATGGATGAGATCAGGATTGATGAAGGCAAACAGATCGCTTCCATCCAGCCCGGCGTGCGCAGCCTGGAACTGGTCACCGCCGCCCGGGAGAAGGGCCTGAGCTTCCCGGTGCCCCATTGTCCCTCGGTGGGCCTGGGGGGCTTCACCCTGGGAGGCGGCATCGGCTGGAACTACGCCCAGCGGGGCGGCGTGTCCACCCTGTCCATCGTCGGTGCCGACGTGGTCACCGCCGACGGCCAGCTGCGCCATGTCTCGGCCAAGGAACACCCGGACCTGTACTGGGCGGTGCGCGGCGTCGGCCCCGGTTTCTTCGGCGTCGTCACCCGCCTGCATCTGCAACTCTATCCGGCACCCAAATCCATCCTGGCCAGTTCCTACATCTTCCCCCTGTCCCAACTGGAAATGGTGAATGCCACCCTGGACAGGATCCGCAAGGAGAACCCTGTCGAGCGGGTGGAGCTGATCACCGTGCTGATGCATCACCCGGAGGTTCCCTTCGATGCGCCGCCGGAAAAATCCAAGATCGTATTCTTCACCGCCTTTGTCTTCGAGGACAGCGAGCAGAAGTCTCTGGAAGCCCTGAAGCCCTTCGCCAGTTCCGACCTCGCCAGCAAGTGCCTGGTCAAAATGGAGAATCAGCCCTTCAGCTTCGAGGGCCTGTACGAGCGCTATTTCAGCCTCAACGATCCGGCCGGCCGCTGCGCCCGCTATGCGGTGGACAATGTGCTGACCAACCAGGGTGGCAAGGCCCTGGAGGCGGTGGCGGAGCATTTCCGCAACGCGCCCACCAAGGATTGTCATGTGCTGGCCTCCTTCAACATGGCCACCAAGCCCCGTCCCGATGCCTGCTTCTCCTGGGCCGCGGACTGCTACGTGGGCGCCTACGCCATCTGGGACGAGGAACAGGACGATCCGCGCATGTACGACTGGCTGGGCAGGAACATCCCCCTGCTGGACAAGTACGCGGAGGGCCATTACGTGAACGAGGTGGAGGGGCGCCTGAACCCGGACCGCTACCGCCAGTGCTTCACCGAGGCCAACTGGAAGCGATTGCAGAAGTTGCGCAAGCAGTACGACCCGAACAGCGTGTTCCATAGCTATCTGGGACACAGCTAG
- a CDS encoding RidA family protein, which translates to MVRELYNPAALHPAPGFSHIAVARGDRLVFLAGQVALDPQFGLVGGDDLYAQTVAAMNNVKIAMDAAGVGWDDIVRRTIYTLQPTAYETIARAIDAVTGGAANPPQTILGVTGLAVTGLLIEIECTAVVAGEA; encoded by the coding sequence ATGGTTCGTGAGCTATACAATCCAGCCGCCTTGCATCCGGCACCGGGATTCAGTCATATCGCCGTGGCGCGTGGCGATCGTCTGGTGTTCCTGGCCGGCCAGGTGGCCCTTGATCCACAGTTCGGCCTGGTCGGAGGCGATGATCTTTATGCGCAGACCGTCGCCGCCATGAACAACGTCAAGATTGCGATGGATGCGGCGGGCGTCGGTTGGGACGACATCGTCCGCCGCACGATTTACACCCTCCAACCGACTGCCTACGAAACCATCGCCCGCGCAATCGACGCCGTGACCGGCGGCGCAGCCAATCCGCCCCAGACCATCCTGGGCGTCACCGGCCTGGCGGTGACCGGACTGCTGATCGAGATCGAGTGCACGGCAGTCGTGGCCGGAGAAGCATGA
- a CDS encoding xanthine dehydrogenase family protein molybdopterin-binding subunit, which produces MNKLNVVGQSVERPDAYDKVTGGKGYPVNVRLPGMLHGKMLRSPYAHARIISIDASRAERLPGVKAVLLPRDVPQVKFCPVYFVPVQAPSMVLDFDVMNPEIVRYVGQPVAAVAATSAEIAEAALDLIDVEYEELPAIFDPEEAMKDGAPQLHPDAPNNIAKNPSFAYGDLDQGFADADYVFEGVYETQRVHTCYMEPRVCVVDMDRQNNVTIHVTTQHLFGTREKLAFALGLPESKVKVVKSPYIGGGFGGKLELTAMEPVAALLSKKAGKPVRLEHTRHEDFITTTRNPIKVYLKTGVKKDGTFTARYAKSILDCGAHATHGSEVIMVHGAFGLFFNYHAPHQKWEGYTVYTNNMIGGGYRGYGAPQGSFAVESQIDEICTKLGLDPIEMRLKNARKQGEPHPFNPAFTLATYGLEDCLRQGAEKINWSKARSAPRSEGSKKRGFGLAVHPVWVSGCMGFPDIYEHSGAIIKLNRDGTADLSSASMDIGSGQITTLCQIAAEELGLPAGAVRMSSCGDSDNLPFDAPTHASRVTYSSGNAVKAAAAAAKKRLFDVAATMMEVSPDDLESCNGRVNVKGSPDKSISIAEIAQRAESPFVQMTAEGPKPTTIEEKGTIIGVASLAPKSNPTPCAAQFVEVEVDTETGEVKVLHAVYAHDIGRAINPKAAEGQVEGGFQQGMGYALMEQIQFDPETGACLTSDFLDYKMPTAMEMPRKMDSIFIETDEPTGPFGAKSLGECCVITPAPAIANAIYDAIGVRFTQLPITPEKILAGLGKL; this is translated from the coding sequence ATGAACAAGTTGAATGTCGTCGGGCAGAGCGTTGAGCGGCCCGATGCCTATGACAAGGTGACCGGCGGCAAAGGCTACCCGGTCAATGTAAGGCTGCCTGGGATGCTTCACGGGAAGATGCTGCGCAGCCCCTATGCCCATGCACGAATCATCAGCATTGACGCTTCCCGGGCCGAGCGGCTGCCGGGCGTCAAGGCGGTGCTGCTGCCCAGGGACGTGCCCCAGGTGAAGTTCTGTCCCGTGTATTTCGTTCCGGTCCAGGCACCGAGCATGGTTCTGGACTTCGATGTCATGAATCCCGAAATCGTGCGTTACGTCGGTCAGCCCGTGGCGGCAGTGGCCGCAACCTCGGCGGAGATCGCCGAGGCGGCTCTGGACCTGATCGATGTGGAGTACGAGGAACTGCCCGCGATTTTTGATCCCGAGGAGGCCATGAAGGATGGAGCGCCTCAACTGCACCCCGATGCGCCGAACAATATCGCCAAGAATCCCTCCTTCGCCTACGGCGATCTGGACCAGGGTTTCGCCGATGCGGACTACGTGTTCGAGGGTGTCTACGAGACCCAGCGCGTTCATACCTGCTACATGGAGCCCCGGGTCTGCGTGGTCGATATGGACCGCCAGAACAACGTCACCATCCATGTGACCACCCAGCACCTGTTCGGTACCCGGGAGAAGCTGGCCTTTGCCCTGGGTTTGCCCGAGAGCAAGGTCAAGGTGGTCAAGTCTCCCTACATCGGCGGCGGTTTCGGCGGCAAGCTGGAGTTGACCGCCATGGAGCCGGTGGCGGCCCTGTTGAGCAAGAAGGCGGGCAAGCCGGTGCGCCTGGAGCACACCCGCCATGAGGACTTCATCACCACCACCCGCAACCCGATCAAGGTCTATCTCAAGACCGGCGTCAAGAAGGACGGCACCTTCACCGCCCGCTACGCCAAAAGCATCCTGGACTGCGGCGCCCATGCCACCCACGGTTCCGAAGTGATCATGGTGCACGGCGCCTTCGGCCTGTTCTTCAACTATCACGCGCCCCATCAGAAGTGGGAAGGCTACACGGTCTACACCAACAACATGATTGGTGGCGGCTATCGCGGCTATGGCGCGCCCCAGGGCAGTTTTGCGGTGGAGTCCCAGATCGACGAGATCTGTACCAAGCTGGGTCTGGACCCCATCGAGATGCGTCTCAAGAATGCCCGCAAGCAGGGCGAGCCCCATCCCTTCAACCCGGCCTTCACCCTCGCCACCTACGGCCTGGAAGACTGCCTGCGCCAGGGTGCCGAGAAAATCAACTGGAGCAAGGCCAGGTCCGCCCCCCGCAGCGAGGGGAGCAAGAAGCGCGGCTTCGGCCTGGCGGTGCATCCGGTCTGGGTCAGTGGATGCATGGGTTTCCCGGACATCTACGAGCATTCCGGTGCCATCATCAAATTGAATAGGGACGGCACCGCCGACCTGTCCTCGGCGTCGATGGATATCGGTTCCGGCCAGATCACCACCCTGTGCCAGATCGCGGCCGAGGAACTGGGCCTGCCTGCCGGCGCGGTGCGCATGAGCAGTTGCGGCGATAGCGATAACCTGCCCTTCGATGCCCCCACCCATGCCAGTCGGGTGACCTACTCCTCCGGCAACGCCGTCAAGGCGGCGGCAGCGGCGGCCAAGAAGCGTCTGTTCGATGTGGCGGCGACGATGATGGAAGTCAGCCCGGACGATCTCGAGTCCTGCAACGGCCGGGTCAATGTCAAGGGTTCGCCGGACAAGTCCATCTCCATCGCCGAGATTGCCCAGCGCGCCGAGTCGCCCTTCGTGCAGATGACCGCCGAGGGCCCCAAGCCCACCACCATTGAAGAGAAGGGCACCATCATCGGGGTGGCCAGCCTTGCCCCCAAGTCGAATCCGACGCCTTGCGCCGCCCAGTTCGTCGAGGTGGAGGTGGATACGGAGACCGGCGAGGTCAAGGTCCTGCACGCGGTGTACGCCCACGACATCGGCCGCGCCATCAATCCCAAGGCCGCCGAGGGCCAGGTGGAAGGCGGCTTCCAGCAGGGCATGGGCTATGCGCTGATGGAGCAGATCCAGTTCGATCCGGAGACCGGCGCCTGTCTGACCTCGGACTTCCTCGACTACAAGATGCCCACGGCCATGGAAATGCCGCGCAAGATGGACAGCATCTTCATCGAAACCGATGAGCCCACCGGGCCCTTCGGCGCCAAGAGCCTGGGGGAGTGCTGCGTCATCACACCGGCGCCGGCCATCGCCAACGCCATCTACGACGCCATCGGGGTGCGCTTCACGCAACTGCCGATCACTCCGGAGAAGATTCTGGCCGGTCTCGGCAAGCTCTGA
- a CDS encoding c-type cytochrome, translated as MTVRRGMLAALLGLLAPVASVALAAGGNAAAALSKVGGCVACHGADGIGKAPQYPNLQGQKAAYLEKQLKAFRSGERKDSNMNAMAKPLSDEDIANLATYFETVN; from the coding sequence ATGACCGTCCGCCGCGGGATGCTGGCGGCCCTCCTGGGCCTGCTGGCCCCGGTGGCCTCAGTGGCACTGGCGGCCGGCGGCAATGCCGCCGCCGCCCTGTCCAAGGTGGGCGGCTGTGTCGCCTGCCATGGCGCCGACGGCATCGGCAAGGCCCCCCAGTATCCGAACCTGCAAGGCCAGAAGGCTGCCTATCTCGAGAAGCAGCTCAAGGCCTTCCGTTCCGGCGAACGCAAGGATTCCAACATGAATGCCATGGCCAAGCCCCTGTCGGACGAGGACATCGCCAACCTGGCGACCTATTTCGAAACCGTCAATTGA
- a CDS encoding methyl-accepting chemotaxis protein, which yields MFFGVRISHRITYIIVMSCVLYVVAAAIGWAGLRAASLSLKAVYEERALPMQNLAQIDANIREDTLNILFAFEGAPGRPAAGLMDDSLSTLTDAIRKNEESYSALWTRYLSGFHPPEEKQLSDDFEAKHAAWLAKLKETRQAIDDRKLNNPGVVANFLYAVREERQAAVGALQKLIAYQAHFAKDEYEQAEKRYTLSRIMLMIFFGVGLMLIAGPAIMTWRHITRSLREAGEAASAIAAGDLVRPIPKAGDDEVGELMNKLGQMRNALHELITAIRQNVEILSAEADELSAAAAASAQAIESQTRAATSMASAVEDLSISIEQVGANAHEAYAVSRNSSVQAEEGGRIIDETACEMEQVAAAVNKNSDSIRELETFSSQISSIVQVIKEISDQTNLLALNAAIEAARAGEQGRGFAVVADEVRKLAERTRTSTQEIAGMIDKIQEGTQGAVRDMEAGVARVADGVRLATCAGESVTAIRNSAERAAQVVEEISQALNSQSTSAKEVARKVETIAQSTEENNTSVQKTAALAQQLAGLSNQLSQLAGRFQVA from the coding sequence ATGTTCTTCGGGGTGCGGATTTCCCACCGTATTACTTATATCATCGTCATGTCGTGCGTGCTGTATGTCGTCGCTGCGGCAATCGGGTGGGCTGGCCTTCGGGCTGCAAGCCTGTCGCTGAAAGCCGTATACGAGGAACGCGCACTTCCCATGCAGAATCTGGCGCAGATCGACGCCAACATCCGCGAGGACACGCTCAATATCCTGTTTGCGTTCGAAGGTGCGCCGGGGCGTCCGGCGGCCGGTTTGATGGACGATTCGCTCAGCACCTTGACCGATGCAATCCGCAAAAACGAGGAGAGCTACAGTGCGCTGTGGACGCGTTATCTTTCCGGATTTCATCCGCCGGAAGAAAAGCAGCTTTCCGATGATTTTGAGGCTAAGCATGCCGCATGGCTTGCCAAGCTCAAGGAAACGCGGCAGGCCATTGATGACCGCAAGCTCAACAATCCCGGCGTGGTGGCGAATTTCCTCTACGCGGTGCGCGAGGAGCGGCAAGCTGCGGTGGGCGCGTTGCAGAAACTCATCGCTTATCAGGCGCATTTTGCCAAGGACGAATATGAGCAGGCCGAGAAGCGCTACACCCTGAGCCGGATCATGCTAATGATCTTCTTCGGTGTTGGCCTCATGCTGATCGCCGGCCCGGCGATCATGACGTGGCGCCACATTACCCGCAGCCTGCGCGAGGCTGGCGAAGCAGCGTCGGCAATCGCTGCCGGCGATCTGGTGCGACCGATCCCGAAAGCCGGCGACGATGAGGTCGGCGAACTCATGAATAAACTCGGACAGATGCGAAATGCGCTGCATGAGTTGATTACCGCGATACGCCAGAACGTCGAAATCCTGAGTGCCGAGGCTGATGAACTTTCTGCTGCCGCGGCCGCTAGCGCGCAAGCCATCGAAAGTCAGACCCGCGCCGCCACGAGCATGGCTTCGGCCGTCGAGGATCTCTCCATCTCCATCGAACAAGTTGGAGCAAACGCGCACGAGGCTTATGCCGTGAGTCGGAACTCCAGCGTGCAGGCGGAGGAAGGCGGGCGCATCATCGACGAAACGGCCTGCGAAATGGAACAGGTGGCCGCCGCAGTCAACAAGAATTCTGACTCGATACGTGAGTTGGAAACGTTCTCCAGCCAGATATCCAGCATCGTCCAGGTCATCAAGGAAATTTCTGATCAGACCAACCTGCTGGCCTTGAATGCGGCGATTGAAGCGGCGCGTGCCGGCGAACAGGGGCGCGGCTTCGCGGTCGTCGCCGACGAGGTGCGCAAGCTTGCGGAGCGTACGCGTACATCGACTCAGGAGATCGCCGGCATGATTGACAAAATTCAGGAGGGTACGCAAGGTGCTGTGCGCGACATGGAAGCGGGCGTCGCGCGCGTTGCCGATGGCGTACGCTTGGCTACGTGCGCGGGCGAGTCGGTTACGGCGATCCGAAATTCCGCAGAGCGGGCCGCACAAGTGGTGGAGGAAATTTCGCAGGCACTCAACAGCCAGTCCACTTCGGCGAAGGAGGTGGCGCGCAAGGTAGAGACCATTGCCCAGAGCACGGAAGAGAACAACACATCTGTGCAGAAGACGGCGGCCTTGGCACAACAACTGGCGGGCCTTTCGAACCAGCTTTCGCAGCTGGCCGGACGTTTCCAGGTAGCCTGA
- a CDS encoding NAD(P)-dependent alcohol dehydrogenase — protein MKAKAAVVNEKSGKFQISEVEIAELRDDEVLVRVVGVGVCHTDMIGRDQLYPVRFPAVFGHEGSGVVEKVGARVTKLQPGDHVVMSYRACGHCSACKAGDPTHCANIFGCNFAGVRGDGSATVHQHGIPIFANFFNQSSFAAYALASEANTVKVPKDVPLELLGPLGCGILTGAGAVINALRPGAGSSIAIFGCGSVGLAAVMAAAAVGCTTIVAVEPNAERRRIALELGASHTLDPSQVNVVEEAQKLGGMDFSLECTAIPAVFRQAVDSLKVPGVCGLVGAAPLGTEVTLDMNSIMFGRTVMGIIEGQAVPDNFIPKLIDLYRSGRLPLEKIVKFYSLDEINQAVSDSESGRVVKAILRP, from the coding sequence ATGAAAGCCAAGGCTGCCGTCGTCAATGAGAAATCCGGCAAGTTCCAGATTTCCGAAGTCGAGATTGCCGAGTTGCGGGACGACGAAGTGCTGGTCCGCGTGGTCGGTGTCGGGGTGTGCCATACCGACATGATCGGCCGGGACCAGTTGTATCCGGTGCGCTTCCCCGCCGTCTTCGGCCACGAGGGTTCGGGCGTCGTGGAAAAGGTCGGGGCGCGGGTCACCAAGCTCCAGCCCGGCGACCATGTGGTGATGAGCTACCGGGCCTGCGGCCATTGCTCCGCCTGCAAGGCCGGCGATCCGACCCATTGCGCCAATATCTTCGGCTGCAACTTCGCCGGGGTGCGGGGCGATGGCTCCGCCACGGTCCATCAGCACGGCATACCGATCTTCGCCAACTTCTTCAACCAGTCCTCCTTCGCCGCCTATGCCCTGGCCAGCGAGGCCAACACGGTGAAGGTGCCCAAGGACGTGCCTCTGGAGCTGCTGGGACCCCTGGGTTGCGGCATCCTCACCGGGGCTGGCGCCGTGATCAATGCCCTGCGGCCCGGCGCCGGCTCCAGCATCGCCATCTTCGGCTGCGGCTCGGTGGGGCTGGCCGCCGTGATGGCTGCCGCCGCCGTGGGCTGCACCACCATCGTCGCCGTGGAGCCCAATGCCGAGCGCCGCCGGATTGCCCTGGAACTGGGCGCCTCCCACACCCTGGACCCGAGCCAGGTCAATGTGGTCGAGGAAGCCCAGAAACTGGGCGGGATGGATTTCTCGCTGGAGTGCACGGCCATCCCGGCGGTGTTCCGCCAGGCGGTGGATAGCCTGAAGGTACCCGGTGTGTGCGGCCTGGTGGGTGCCGCTCCCCTGGGCACGGAAGTGACCCTCGACATGAACAGCATCATGTTCGGCCGGACGGTGATGGGCATCATCGAAGGCCAGGCCGTGCCCGACAACTTCATTCCCAAGCTGATCGACCTGTATCGCAGCGGCCGGCTGCCCCTGGAAAAAATCGTCAAGTTCTATAGCCTGGACGAGATCAACCAGGCGGTCAGCGACTCCGAGAGCGGCAGAGTGGTCAAAGCCATTCTCCGTCCCTGA
- a CDS encoding (2Fe-2S)-binding protein: MKQMMTLEVNGEEHELAVEKDATLLKVLRDQLGLNGPKRGCDSGGCGCCTVHVDGKAVYSCMCYALSHDGAKVTTAEGLSSGEELHPLQSAFIEAGAVQCGYCTCGMMMSAKQLLDDNPHPDEEQIRQGISGNLCRCTGYAKIVDAVKLASEA, from the coding sequence ATGAAACAGATGATGACACTGGAAGTTAACGGCGAAGAGCACGAACTGGCGGTGGAGAAGGATGCCACCCTGCTCAAGGTGCTGCGGGACCAACTGGGTCTGAACGGTCCCAAGCGCGGCTGCGACAGCGGCGGCTGTGGCTGCTGCACCGTTCATGTGGATGGCAAGGCGGTGTATTCGTGCATGTGCTACGCCCTGTCCCATGACGGCGCCAAGGTCACCACGGCCGAGGGCCTGTCCTCCGGCGAGGAACTGCATCCCCTGCAATCGGCCTTCATCGAGGCCGGCGCGGTGCAGTGCGGCTATTGCACCTGCGGGATGATGATGTCGGCCAAGCAGTTGCTGGACGACAACCCCCATCCCGATGAAGAGCAGATACGGCAGGGCATCTCCGGCAATCTGTGCCGGTGCACCGGCTACGCCAAAATTGTCGACGCCGTGAAGCTGGCGTCGGAAGCTTGA